A genomic window from Haladaptatus caseinilyticus includes:
- a CDS encoding pyridoxamine 5'-phosphate oxidase family protein, which produces MESPENGDRKGLGDGGKRSRNERRRPEDEQRRPGDDNESSEGETKRPGSDGEHELQEEFETAERALAFYENSMHDHVNGTMQEFIDDRIMFFLSTADGNGETDCSPRIGPEGFVHVLDENRLAYPEFRGNGVHASLGNIEENPHATMLFIDWWDTTVGLHVNGRASLREEVPEIENPPKTDRLKGWVVLEVEEAYIHCAKHIPQLSIEEFDPPWGTDDPEAKLTGYFE; this is translated from the coding sequence ATGGAATCGCCAGAAAACGGCGACAGGAAGGGTTTAGGGGACGGCGGCAAGCGATCGAGAAACGAACGAAGGCGGCCGGAAGACGAGCAGCGGCGGCCGGGAGACGATAACGAGTCGTCGGAGGGGGAGACGAAACGACCGGGAAGCGACGGGGAGCACGAACTGCAGGAGGAGTTCGAAACGGCGGAACGTGCGCTCGCGTTTTACGAAAACAGCATGCACGACCACGTCAACGGGACGATGCAGGAGTTCATCGACGACCGCATCATGTTCTTCCTTTCGACGGCGGATGGAAACGGCGAAACGGACTGTTCGCCGCGGATCGGACCCGAAGGGTTCGTTCACGTATTAGACGAGAACCGACTCGCGTATCCCGAGTTTCGCGGCAACGGCGTCCACGCCTCGTTGGGCAATATCGAGGAAAACCCCCACGCGACGATGCTCTTCATCGACTGGTGGGACACCACCGTCGGACTCCACGTCAACGGTCGCGCCTCGCTCCGTGAGGAGGTGCCCGAAATCGAGAACCCCCCGAAGACGGATCGACTGAAGGGATGGGTCGTCCTCGAAGTCGAGGAAGCGTACATCCACTGTGCGAAACACATCCCACAACTCAGCATCGAGGAGTTCGACCCGCCATGGGGAACGGACGACCCCGAGGCGAAACTGACCGGATATTTCGAGTGA
- a CDS encoding ZIP family metal transporter: MLEQLFVEVVGHNRTLWGLAGGIIIAVLNTLGALLVLIWQNPSERSLDSALGFAAGVMLSASFTSLILPGIDAGGIVPVVVGFALGVLVLDRADRWVPHVHVVITGDVRSNGTNDPRTASILLFIVAITLHNMPEGLAVGVGFGGGNLGDALALTLAIGIQNIPEGLAVAVAARNAGLGSLFYASVAGIRAGLVEIPLAVFGALAVQVAMPILPYAMGFAAGGMLFVISDEIVPETHARGNERAATLGMMVGIVVMLYLDVTLGSL; encoded by the coding sequence ATGTTGGAACAGTTGTTCGTCGAAGTCGTCGGACATAACCGCACTCTCTGGGGACTGGCTGGGGGCATCATCATCGCGGTGTTGAACACTCTCGGCGCACTCCTCGTCCTCATCTGGCAGAACCCTTCCGAACGCTCGCTGGACTCGGCACTGGGATTTGCCGCGGGCGTCATGCTATCCGCGAGTTTCACGAGCCTCATTCTCCCCGGTATCGACGCCGGTGGTATCGTTCCCGTCGTCGTCGGGTTCGCGCTCGGCGTCCTCGTTCTCGACCGGGCGGACCGGTGGGTACCCCATGTCCACGTCGTTATCACGGGCGACGTTCGATCGAACGGTACCAACGACCCCAGGACTGCCTCCATCCTCCTGTTCATCGTCGCCATCACGCTTCACAACATGCCCGAGGGACTCGCCGTCGGCGTCGGATTCGGGGGCGGCAATCTCGGGGATGCGCTCGCGCTGACGCTCGCGATCGGGATTCAAAACATTCCGGAAGGACTCGCAGTCGCCGTCGCCGCACGAAACGCCGGGCTGGGGTCGCTGTTCTACGCGTCGGTCGCGGGCATTCGGGCCGGACTGGTCGAGATTCCCCTCGCCGTCTTCGGTGCTCTCGCGGTACAGGTCGCGATGCCGATCCTCCCCTACGCGATGGGGTTCGCCGCTGGCGGTATGCTGTTCGTCATCAGCGACGAAATCGTCCCCGAGACACACGCTCGCGGAAACGAGCGTGCGGCGACTCTCGGAATGATGGTCGGTATCGTCGTGATGCTCTATCTCGACGTGACGCTCGGATCACTGTAG
- a CDS encoding alpha/beta hydrolase produces the protein MTSTRAGEAFEESSETRELSRLRYAKNNADFESNGTRCAGWLYTPEGETKPPVVVMAHGFAGERTFGLPTIAKRFVASGIAVFLFDYRNFGDSDGEPRNLVSSTRHVADWESAIDHVRSLDAIDRRNIALWGTSYSGGHVIEAAAGDHRITAVIAQVPFVDGRTVARNAGVKTLLKGMVAGIRDIVRKYTFRSPYTVPVVGDTGEFAVMNTPGAKAGMMHLVPDPPVWENEVPARVFFDIPRYRPISVVEDVPCPILFVAERDDEIVSAASVEEAAEKADAPYIELPGGHFEVYDSTLDSVVGYEIAFLDEHLSE, from the coding sequence ATGACGAGTACACGGGCGGGCGAAGCGTTCGAGGAGTCGTCGGAGACGCGCGAACTGTCGCGTCTGCGGTACGCGAAGAACAACGCTGACTTCGAGAGCAACGGCACGCGATGTGCGGGATGGCTGTACACGCCGGAAGGCGAAACGAAACCACCCGTCGTCGTGATGGCGCACGGCTTTGCCGGGGAGCGGACGTTCGGTCTACCGACGATTGCAAAGCGGTTCGTCGCCAGCGGGATTGCGGTCTTTCTCTTCGACTATCGGAACTTCGGGGATAGCGACGGGGAACCCAGAAACCTCGTGAGCTCGACTCGGCACGTCGCCGACTGGGAATCGGCCATCGATCACGTTCGCAGTCTCGACGCAATCGATCGGCGAAATATCGCATTGTGGGGGACATCCTACAGCGGTGGTCACGTTATCGAAGCGGCGGCAGGAGACCACCGAATTACCGCCGTCATCGCGCAAGTTCCCTTCGTGGATGGACGAACGGTTGCTCGGAATGCGGGAGTGAAGACGCTACTGAAAGGGATGGTTGCCGGTATCCGCGACATCGTTCGGAAATACACTTTTCGGAGTCCGTACACCGTACCGGTCGTCGGCGACACGGGCGAGTTCGCCGTAATGAATACGCCCGGTGCGAAAGCGGGTATGATGCATCTCGTTCCCGACCCACCGGTGTGGGAAAACGAGGTTCCGGCGCGCGTGTTTTTCGATATTCCGCGTTACCGACCGATTTCGGTGGTCGAGGACGTCCCGTGTCCGATACTCTTCGTGGCAGAGCGGGACGACGAAATCGTTTCTGCAGCCTCGGTCGAGGAGGCGGCGGAGAAAGCCGACGCACCCTATATCGAACTTCCCGGCGGGCATTTCGAGGTGTACGACTCGACACTCGACTCGGTGGTAGGCTACGAGATTGCGTTCCTTGACGAACACCTATCGGAATGA
- a CDS encoding DUF7344 domain-containing protein, which translates to MVQTVDERNQCGTSEGQNEIVSLDDVFEVLTSPQRRAILYVLCQYPNPMNVSELGKRVATANCSGGDVVCREQLVTTLHHVHLPKLEQFSLVNYDRETNIVEPNPLPRRLKRCLRFAAEDEMRENVEDATA; encoded by the coding sequence ATGGTACAAACTGTGGACGAACGGAATCAATGTGGTACGTCCGAGGGGCAAAACGAAATCGTATCGCTCGACGATGTCTTCGAAGTCCTCACCTCTCCCCAACGACGGGCAATATTGTACGTTCTGTGTCAGTATCCGAACCCGATGAACGTTTCCGAGTTGGGAAAACGGGTAGCGACGGCAAACTGCAGCGGAGGCGACGTCGTTTGCCGGGAACAGCTCGTCACAACTCTGCACCACGTCCATCTTCCAAAGCTCGAACAGTTTTCATTGGTAAACTACGACCGAGAAACGAACATCGTCGAGCCGAACCCATTACCGCGACGTCTCAAACGGTGTCTACGATTCGCGGCCGAAGACGAAATGCGGGAAAACGTGGAAGACGCGACGGCTTAA
- a CDS encoding metal-dependent hydrolase, whose protein sequence is MYRPGHYGVALALYAPIGGVLVAVGLLDLALLGGSGVLVLTMLPDLDSKTTRLDHRGPTHSLLFALLVGLVAGIVGGLFAGFTNGFPAGMWCALFGLLIGTLAIVSHLLADVITPMGIRPFWPVSDRHYTLAITLSSDPTANYLLFAVGVMLATSAWVLGRSFG, encoded by the coding sequence ATGTACCGGCCGGGTCATTACGGTGTCGCGCTCGCGCTCTATGCGCCGATCGGCGGCGTTCTCGTCGCAGTTGGCCTCTTAGACCTCGCGCTCCTCGGTGGGAGTGGAGTTCTCGTTCTAACGATGCTCCCCGACCTCGATTCGAAGACGACCCGACTCGACCATCGTGGACCGACACACTCCCTCCTGTTCGCCCTTCTCGTCGGACTGGTTGCTGGTATCGTTGGTGGTCTTTTCGCCGGATTCACGAATGGGTTCCCCGCTGGTATGTGGTGTGCCCTGTTCGGGCTACTGATCGGTACGCTCGCTATCGTCTCTCATCTCCTCGCCGATGTGATAACTCCGATGGGAATTCGACCGTTCTGGCCCGTCTCCGACCGCCACTATACGCTCGCTATCACGCTATCGAGCGACCCGACGGCGAACTATCTGCTCTTCGCCGTCGGGGTGATGCTCGCAACGAGTGCCTGGGTTCTCGGCCGTAGTTTCGGTTAA
- a CDS encoding SDR family NAD(P)-dependent oxidoreductase, producing MDGLTAVVTGGTRGIGLQVSRAFAGKGASVALCGRNADAVDAAVEDIEAMGGTAVGLRGDVRDEYDTERLMETAARVGNGGIDIVVANAGVYHGTPGETPLTSEAYASFDDTLRTNCRGVFATVRESLPHLTEDARVVVPTGGIGHKTMAGYGSYAVSKAGVEALVRGFSAEIDQTVVGLDPGVVATEMMGEDGRDPEAVAEMFVWVATEAEGVNGEIVDLKEWRQATR from the coding sequence ATGGACGGATTGACGGCGGTCGTCACGGGTGGAACACGAGGAATCGGGCTGCAGGTATCGCGTGCGTTCGCCGGAAAAGGCGCGAGCGTCGCGCTCTGCGGACGTAACGCGGATGCGGTAGACGCGGCCGTCGAGGATATCGAAGCGATGGGTGGAACCGCGGTCGGACTCCGGGGCGACGTGCGCGACGAGTACGACACGGAGCGACTGATGGAAACCGCGGCCCGGGTCGGCAACGGAGGCATCGACATAGTCGTAGCAAACGCGGGCGTCTACCATGGAACGCCGGGCGAAACACCACTTACGTCCGAGGCATACGCGTCCTTCGACGATACGCTCCGGACGAACTGTCGAGGAGTGTTTGCGACGGTTCGGGAGTCGTTGCCACATCTCACGGAAGACGCTCGCGTCGTGGTTCCGACGGGCGGAATCGGTCATAAAACGATGGCGGGATACGGTTCATATGCCGTATCGAAAGCGGGAGTGGAGGCGTTGGTTCGCGGATTTTCGGCGGAAATCGACCAGACAGTCGTCGGACTGGACCCCGGTGTGGTTGCCACGGAAATGATGGGAGAAGACGGTCGAGACCCCGAAGCGGTCGCCGAAATGTTCGTTTGGGTAGCGACGGAGGCAGAGGGCGTGAACGGTGAGATCGTTGACTTGAAGGAGTGGCGACAAGCGACGCGGTAG
- a CDS encoding magnesium transporter CorA family protein produces MASDDGGRTVTPELPDSVSQWLNEKATELGRSRQQLLSDLLVAHRTLDEDGEGDGELDAPRDEFMSKLIDVRERVVQVKRETDEKAPADHDHPVLQAQLDEIQQAVETLDALGERVAENRERMDGGFENYESVLDYVIETTDELETRLDVLARALVSVRDQTRTLATRNMAQVAVAELARTANRHGVERANCGDCGTSVTVSLLPEPSCPHCDATFEDIEPKQGFFGSNRLVVGRPPALEGDTFDTTVDELLDEVAEK; encoded by the coding sequence ATGGCGAGTGACGATGGAGGACGGACGGTCACGCCGGAGCTTCCCGACTCGGTATCGCAGTGGCTAAACGAGAAAGCAACCGAACTTGGACGCTCCCGCCAGCAACTGCTCTCGGACTTGCTCGTCGCTCATCGAACACTCGACGAAGACGGCGAAGGAGACGGCGAACTCGACGCACCGCGCGACGAGTTCATGTCGAAACTGATCGATGTGCGCGAACGCGTCGTGCAAGTCAAACGCGAAACGGACGAAAAAGCGCCCGCCGACCACGACCATCCCGTTCTGCAGGCACAACTGGACGAGATTCAGCAGGCTGTCGAAACTCTCGATGCACTCGGCGAACGGGTTGCCGAAAATCGTGAACGCATGGACGGCGGGTTCGAGAACTACGAATCGGTGCTCGATTACGTAATCGAGACGACCGACGAACTGGAAACCAGACTCGACGTGCTCGCCCGTGCACTCGTCTCGGTTCGCGACCAAACGCGAACCCTCGCCACACGTAACATGGCACAGGTTGCCGTTGCCGAACTCGCTCGCACTGCGAATCGGCACGGAGTCGAACGCGCCAACTGCGGCGACTGCGGGACGAGCGTCACCGTCTCACTGCTACCCGAACCGTCGTGCCCGCACTGCGACGCGACGTTCGAGGATATCGAGCCGAAACAGGGATTTTTCGGCTCGAACCGGTTGGTCGTCGGTCGCCCACCCGCGTTGGAGGGTGACACGTTCGATACTACCGTGGACGAGTTACTGGACGAGGTAGCAGAGAAATGA
- a CDS encoding DedA family protein yields the protein MNGFTETAISLIHQYGFLAVFVFAFLESSMLFPFLPSELVVPAAAGVLVRDPVSFVLFVLAMTVGTTVGSLFPYLVGHGGHEALDTYGDYLRISDDEVDRASRWFRKWGEHSVLWGRLLPVLRSIISILAGFAEMRFWKFVVYTTVGALLFNVAVTGLVYVGRDDLLHMLFVLS from the coding sequence ATGAACGGATTCACTGAAACGGCTATCTCTCTCATCCACCAGTACGGCTTTCTCGCCGTCTTCGTATTCGCGTTTCTAGAGTCTTCGATGTTGTTTCCGTTTCTACCCAGTGAACTCGTCGTTCCCGCCGCGGCGGGCGTGTTGGTTCGCGACCCTGTTTCGTTCGTCCTGTTCGTCCTCGCCATGACGGTTGGCACGACCGTCGGCAGTCTCTTCCCGTACCTCGTCGGCCACGGGGGACACGAAGCGCTCGACACGTACGGCGACTATCTGCGGATTTCGGACGACGAGGTAGACCGTGCGAGTCGCTGGTTTCGCAAATGGGGCGAACACTCCGTCCTCTGGGGTCGTCTTCTGCCAGTCCTTCGTTCGATCATCTCGATTCTTGCGGGCTTCGCCGAGATGCGATTTTGGAAGTTCGTCGTCTACACGACGGTCGGCGCGCTCCTATTCAACGTCGCAGTTACGGGATTAGTGTATGTCGGCCGGGACGATCTACTTCACATGCTTTTCGTGCTTTCGTAG
- a CDS encoding transcription factor S, whose translation MQFCDDCGSMMKSMGSKMVCANDDCQATTEKDEERAKEFVSTEEQGDSEVIETEEGADFEGKPTATDITCDKCGHGEAWYTIKQTASADEPPTRFFKCKECGYRWREYN comes from the coding sequence ATGCAATTCTGCGACGACTGCGGGTCCATGATGAAATCCATGGGATCGAAGATGGTCTGTGCGAACGACGACTGTCAGGCGACGACCGAAAAGGACGAAGAGCGCGCGAAGGAGTTCGTCTCCACCGAGGAACAAGGCGACTCGGAAGTCATCGAAACCGAAGAGGGCGCGGATTTCGAGGGGAAACCGACCGCAACCGACATCACCTGTGACAAATGCGGCCACGGCGAAGCGTGGTACACCATCAAACAGACCGCTTCCGCCGACGAACCGCCGACGCGCTTTTTCAAATGTAAGGAGTGTGGCTACCGCTGGCGGGAGTACAACTGA
- the ppc gene encoding phosphoenolpyruvate carboxylase, with product MRLHTRDVSQDVHELGGLLGDVLSRLGSEEAFEAVETLRAGSIDYRRGKTSSRNEIRDEISQLSPELAGHVARAFATYFELINLAEERQRVRAIREGTQEGTLDDSLCATAETLAEEGADPETVQQVLNDVCVVPTFTAHPTEARRKTVKAKLRSVATLLAELDERRLTDQEQARLERKLESEVAGLWETRQVRKRRPDVTDEARNVLWYLENVLFDIVGEVYDELDHTVGEAFDADVPELFSFRSWAGSDRDGNPYVTPEITAETLERQREVVLERYRDELKRLSGVLSQDGDRVETGDRFDASLDSDRERFPVIAKTATERYPDEPYRQKLALMRVRIDRVGDVRPGGYGDADELLADVTLIADSLRQNGGEAVVETEVDPLLRCVETFGFSLASLDLRDHQENHTTAIAEALAREGFDYDSMDEDERVELLSDAILQDESIIDLDPDGLSDTAGRVLTLFSETADWQREYGQSAIDTYCISMTEEASHVLEVLFLADQAGIVDLPGYCGLDVVPLLETEYALSGARRIIGTLFENEAYTAALDARGWTQEIMLGYSDSNKENGFLAANWSLYKNQKRLAEIASEYDVALRLFHGRGGSISRGGGPMNEALLALPRETVSGQVKFTEQGEAIAEKYANPAIAERNVEQMLDAQIRARYESLQRDREEVPDEWSNLMDIAADAARDAYRDLLGSEGFVTYFEQTTPIQVIEDLNLGSRPASRSGERTVEDLRAIPWVFSWTQSRCILPGWYALAVGLDAAIEDGEIDTLREMYEEWPFFRTTLDNATLALARTDLEIAREYATLASDDLREAFFPQLEAEYERCVELVTDITERDELLEREWLRNSLGRRNPYVDPLNLLQVNLLRQTHLTETERRALRLTVTGVAAGMKNTG from the coding sequence ATGCGATTACATACCCGTGACGTAAGCCAAGACGTCCACGAACTCGGCGGTCTGCTTGGCGACGTACTCTCTCGCCTCGGGTCGGAAGAAGCGTTCGAGGCGGTGGAGACCCTGCGTGCCGGATCCATCGATTATCGCCGCGGTAAGACGAGTTCACGGAACGAGATTCGAGACGAGATCAGCCAGCTCTCGCCGGAGTTGGCGGGACACGTCGCCCGAGCGTTCGCGACGTACTTCGAACTCATCAACCTAGCCGAAGAGCGCCAGCGTGTTCGGGCGATCCGCGAAGGAACACAGGAGGGAACGTTGGACGATAGCCTCTGTGCGACAGCCGAAACGCTAGCCGAGGAGGGTGCCGACCCGGAAACCGTTCAGCAGGTACTGAACGACGTGTGTGTCGTTCCGACGTTCACCGCTCATCCGACGGAAGCACGGCGGAAAACCGTAAAGGCGAAACTTCGGTCGGTTGCAACCCTGCTCGCCGAGCTGGACGAGCGCAGACTGACCGACCAGGAGCAAGCCCGGTTGGAGCGAAAACTGGAGAGTGAGGTCGCTGGTCTCTGGGAGACGCGACAAGTCAGAAAACGACGACCGGACGTGACGGACGAAGCGAGAAACGTCCTCTGGTACCTCGAAAACGTCCTGTTCGACATCGTCGGCGAAGTGTACGACGAACTCGACCACACGGTTGGCGAGGCGTTCGATGCCGACGTGCCGGAACTGTTCTCGTTTCGCTCGTGGGCCGGGAGCGACCGCGACGGCAACCCGTACGTTACACCGGAAATCACGGCAGAGACGCTCGAACGGCAGCGCGAGGTCGTACTGGAACGGTACCGCGACGAGTTGAAACGACTGTCCGGCGTTCTCAGTCAGGACGGCGACCGAGTCGAGACGGGCGATCGATTCGATGCGAGTTTGGACAGCGACCGGGAACGGTTTCCCGTCATCGCCAAAACCGCGACTGAACGGTATCCGGACGAACCGTATCGGCAAAAGCTCGCGTTGATGCGTGTACGAATCGACCGCGTGGGCGACGTGCGACCCGGCGGTTACGGCGATGCCGACGAACTGCTCGCAGATGTCACCCTGATTGCCGACAGCCTCCGGCAAAACGGCGGCGAGGCGGTCGTCGAAACGGAAGTCGATCCGCTTTTGCGATGCGTCGAAACGTTCGGATTTTCGCTCGCATCGCTCGATTTGCGCGACCATCAGGAGAATCACACGACGGCGATCGCAGAGGCGTTAGCCCGCGAAGGGTTCGATTACGACTCGATGGACGAGGACGAACGTGTCGAACTGCTCAGCGATGCGATTTTGCAAGACGAATCGATTATCGACCTCGACCCGGACGGACTCTCCGATACCGCGGGACGAGTGCTGACGCTGTTTTCCGAAACCGCCGATTGGCAGCGGGAGTACGGCCAGTCAGCCATCGACACCTACTGCATCAGCATGACGGAAGAAGCGAGTCACGTCCTCGAAGTGCTGTTTCTCGCCGATCAAGCCGGAATCGTCGATTTGCCGGGGTACTGTGGACTGGACGTCGTTCCACTGCTCGAAACCGAGTACGCCCTCTCGGGCGCTCGACGGATCATCGGGACGCTGTTCGAGAACGAAGCCTACACTGCCGCACTCGACGCCCGAGGATGGACGCAAGAAATCATGCTCGGCTACTCCGATTCGAACAAGGAGAACGGGTTCCTCGCCGCGAACTGGAGCCTCTACAAGAATCAGAAACGGCTCGCCGAAATCGCGTCCGAGTACGACGTGGCGCTCCGCCTGTTTCACGGACGTGGCGGATCGATTTCCCGCGGCGGTGGTCCAATGAACGAAGCGCTGCTCGCGCTTCCGCGCGAAACCGTGTCCGGGCAGGTGAAATTCACCGAACAGGGCGAAGCCATCGCGGAGAAGTACGCCAATCCCGCGATCGCAGAACGCAACGTCGAACAGATGCTGGACGCCCAAATACGGGCTCGCTACGAATCGCTTCAACGGGACCGTGAGGAGGTGCCCGACGAGTGGTCGAACCTCATGGATATCGCCGCGGACGCCGCCCGTGATGCATACCGCGACCTCCTCGGCTCCGAGGGGTTCGTCACCTATTTCGAGCAGACGACGCCGATACAGGTCATCGAGGACCTCAACCTCGGGTCGCGCCCCGCCTCGCGGTCCGGCGAACGAACCGTGGAAGACCTCCGTGCGATTCCATGGGTGTTCTCGTGGACGCAGTCCCGCTGTATTCTCCCGGGGTGGTATGCCCTCGCCGTTGGACTCGATGCCGCGATCGAAGACGGCGAGATCGACACCCTCCGGGAAATGTACGAAGAATGGCCGTTCTTCCGGACGACGCTCGACAACGCGACCCTGGCCCTCGCCCGTACGGATCTCGAAATCGCACGAGAGTACGCCACGCTCGCGTCGGACGACCTTCGAGAGGCGTTTTTCCCGCAGTTGGAAGCGGAGTACGAACGTTGTGTCGAACTCGTTACGGACATCACGGAACGCGACGAACTGCTCGAACGAGAATGGCTTCGAAACAGCCTCGGCCGACGAAATCCGTACGTTGACCCACTCAACCTCCTGCAGGTGAACCTCCTTCGACAAACGCATCTCACCGAGACGGAGCGCAGAGCACTCAGGCTCACGGTGACGGGTGTGGCGGCGGGGATGAAAAACACGGGATAA
- a CDS encoding ZIP family metal transporter has translation MARLSRIGLLGFGTLVILSGVALSVGLYKVLAVAWVAFGAMAGAAVLGSRAGESTHARKLVWAFGLASGAMITSAAVFLVPGAIGHHPEFGGFGIAFGILTGFGAHTIGHRLMHLDVPFDHAALELTAHSLTAGAIIGLVYGNMPDLGLLLGLAIVSHKGPAGYVAAHRLQRAGKPASVLLLPAAGVGITAILSGLLDLPSTDAVNGLVFGFAAGVFLHVAMDFLPRCELGGEIYEVAQLSDDAHHLLDKLRTHAVASTTLGGAVVFFFWLTIAQP, from the coding sequence ATGGCACGACTGTCTCGAATCGGTCTTCTCGGATTCGGTACGCTCGTCATTCTCTCGGGCGTTGCGCTCTCGGTGGGGCTGTACAAGGTTCTCGCCGTTGCATGGGTCGCGTTCGGTGCGATGGCGGGTGCCGCCGTCCTCGGTTCACGAGCGGGTGAATCTACGCACGCGAGAAAGCTCGTCTGGGCGTTTGGACTGGCCAGCGGCGCGATGATAACTAGCGCCGCCGTTTTCCTCGTCCCTGGCGCGATCGGACACCATCCGGAATTCGGCGGTTTCGGTATCGCGTTCGGTATTTTAACCGGCTTCGGGGCGCACACCATCGGCCACCGACTGATGCACTTGGACGTTCCCTTCGACCACGCCGCGCTCGAACTGACCGCACATTCGCTTACCGCAGGGGCCATCATCGGACTCGTGTACGGTAACATGCCGGACCTCGGCCTACTGCTCGGACTCGCCATCGTTTCCCACAAGGGCCCCGCTGGCTACGTCGCCGCTCACCGCCTCCAACGCGCGGGCAAACCAGCCTCGGTTCTCCTCCTTCCCGCGGCCGGTGTCGGCATCACAGCCATCCTCTCTGGACTTCTCGACCTCCCCTCGACCGACGCGGTTAACGGTCTCGTGTTCGGCTTTGCGGCGGGCGTCTTCCTCCACGTCGCGATGGATTTCCTCCCGCGTTGTGAACTCGGCGGCGAAATCTACGAGGTCGCCCAACTCTCCGACGATGCACATCACCTCCTCGATAAACTCAGGACGCATGCGGTCGCCAGCACGACGCTCGGCGGTGCTGTCGTCTTCTTCTTCTGGTTGACTATCGCGCAACCCTGA
- a CDS encoding YqjF family protein, with amino-acid sequence MRALQFAWRDCLFVHWPIERDTLRTAVPDSLALDTYDGQAWVSALASTVERARPPGVPARLGLTFPQVNFRTYVRLGHTPGVYFLSLDAASRLATRIARTAYRLPYYHANITTEVDTDYHVRSQRIQPGAPPMEFEATYDTEGSAYTSNSGSLGSFLAERYRLFVPQAGLTTRIEHDPWYLYPTTADVRANSLFESVGLTEPEASPRVRYCPRMEFLVHTPTRIDG; translated from the coding sequence ATGCGTGCACTCCAGTTCGCGTGGCGGGACTGCCTCTTCGTTCACTGGCCGATCGAACGTGACACGCTTCGAACCGCCGTTCCGGACTCGCTCGCACTCGACACGTACGATGGTCAAGCGTGGGTCAGCGCCCTCGCGTCCACTGTCGAGCGGGCTCGACCGCCGGGCGTACCAGCGCGACTCGGACTGACGTTTCCGCAGGTCAACTTCCGAACCTACGTCCGGCTAGGTCACACGCCGGGGGTCTACTTTCTAAGCCTCGATGCCGCCAGTCGGCTCGCAACTCGCATCGCACGAACAGCGTACCGACTGCCGTACTATCACGCGAATATCACCACGGAGGTGGATACCGACTATCACGTTCGAAGTCAGCGTATTCAACCGGGCGCACCGCCGATGGAATTCGAGGCGACCTACGACACCGAAGGGTCGGCATACACGTCGAATTCGGGGTCGCTCGGGAGTTTCCTCGCGGAACGTTACCGCCTGTTCGTCCCGCAGGCGGGACTCACGACACGTATCGAACACGACCCCTGGTATCTGTACCCCACCACCGCCGATGTACGCGCGAATTCGCTGTTCGAGTCGGTTGGACTGACCGAACCGGAAGCGAGCCCCCGCGTTCGATACTGTCCCAGAATGGAATTTCTCGTCCACACACCGACTCGAATCGACGGATAG